One genomic window of Ziziphus jujuba cultivar Dongzao chromosome 4, ASM3175591v1 includes the following:
- the LOC107416740 gene encoding uncharacterized protein LOC107416740, translating into MSTTTIPILSYPNSSVLNLKTRLLSRIGIRPSYPTLQFRSSPTKTQSSIKPTFSGNFQGFNGKRLSFERRFRVCVGSKDDGIDEAEKEARGESTMPERFRYLTKEAPDPPVRWPWFVAVAFLLYAWRAVLFELNNWRKAAFAIVGFVGYLMKLFLALFFHFLGDPITSLIRCIETILYSIRAFYSGIVAYAPVPELTTIIMLASAILAIAEATVPNSVNSQPYLLTISGLIGYAAVKGFISEPFFWTLLVGLYGFSHFVKKRDHVSSALPAAAVLISVGEPWVRVLVMASYLALAISHHSKTHSEGKDEVAVTDRKPPLPLLGVALAIGIRVAAKWAGYRHLTWMIA; encoded by the exons ATGTCGACGACGACAATTCCCATCCTCTCTTATCCAAATTCCTCTGTTCTCAATCTCAAAACTCGTTTGCTTTCTCGTATCGGCATTCGTCCTAGCTACCCAACCCTCCAATTTCGCTCTTCTCCAACTAAAACCCAATCTTCTATCAAACCCACATTCAGTGGCAATTTTCAGGGGTTTAATGGGAAAAGACTCTCGTTTGAAAGAAGGTTCAGGGTGTGTGTGGGTTCGAAGGATGATGGTATTGATGAAGCTGAGAAAGAGGCTAGAGGGGAGAGTACTATGCCCGAGCGGTTTAGATACTTGACCAAAGAAGCTCCTGACCCTCCTGTGAGGTGGCCTTGGTTTGTCG CGGTGGCTTTCTTACTCTATGCATGGAGGGCAGTTTTATTTGAGTTAAATAACTGGAGGAAGGCTGCATTTGCCATTGTTGGTTTTGTGGGATACCTCATGAAACTTTTTCTGGcccttttcttccatttcttagGTGATCCCATCACTTCACTAATCCGATGCATTGAGACCATACTTTATAGCATACGAGCTTTCTACTCTGGCATCGTCGCATATGCTCCAGTTCCAGAGCTAACCACAATTATCATGTTGGCATCAGCTATACTTGCCATTGCAGAAGCCACAGTTCCGAATTCTGTAAACAGCCAACCATATCTCCTCACCATATCTGGCTTAATTGGGTATGCTGCTGTGAAAGGTTTCATATCCGAGCCTTTCTTCTGGACCCTTTTAGTGGGATTATACGGTTTTTCACATTTTGTCAAAAAGAGAGATCATGTTTCATCTGCATTGCCTGCTGCAGCTGTACTGATTAGTGTTGGAGAACCATGGGTTAGAGTTTTGGTGATGGCTTCGTATTTAGCCTTAGCTATTTCTCACCATTCAAAGACGCATTCAGAAGGAAAGGATGAAGTAGCAGTGACAGATAGGAAGCCTCCACTGCCATTGTTGGGTGTTGCTTTAGCAATTGGAATACGGGTTGCTGCTAAATGGGCTGGATACCGGCATTTGACATGGATGATAGCTTAA
- the LOC107416760 gene encoding putative pentatricopeptide repeat-containing protein At1g03510 translates to MASPSTSNFQRLLSFTKLLASHVNRGRHDQALSLFHHMQASLTLPLDAHVFSLVLKSCATTHRAQLGTAIHAHVAKSSFLSNPFVACALVDMYGKCVSIMSARRLFDEIPQRNVVVWNAMISIYVHSDNVSDALRLFEVMDSEPDVSTCNSVIAGLAGLDNGSFKAIGFYRRMQELKLRPDLITLLALLRACIGIAELSLIKEIHGYAVRNEMHSHPQLSSGLVEVYGRSGCVLNAHKVFMIMKERDVVAWSSLISAYALNGDARTALQMFQQMELEKVWPDDITFLGVLKACSHAGLADEALEYFDRMRKSYGVQARSSHYSCLVDVLSRAGRLYDAYEIIREMPVKVTAKAWGALLRACQTYGKVELAEIAGKALSEIEPDNPSNLLLTRIYVGQGRYEEAQRMRREMKEKGVKAAPGSSWVVYKD, encoded by the coding sequence ATGGCTTCTCCTTCCACTTCAAATTTCCAACGCTTGCTTTCTTTCACTAAGCTTCTGGCTTCTCATGTCAATCGAGGCCGTCATGATCaagctctctctcttttccacCATATGCAAGCTTCCCTTACTCTTCCTCTCGACGCCCATGTCTTCTCTCTCGTTCTCAAGTCCTGCGCCACCACCCACCGCGCTCAACTCGGCACCGCCATACACGCCCACGTAGCCAAATCATCTTTCCTCTCAAACCCATTTGTTGCTTGTGCTCTGGTCGACATGTATGGTAAATGTGTTTCGATTATGTCAGCACGCCGCCTGTTCGATGAAATTCCCCAAAGGAACGTTGTTGTCTGGAATGCTATGATATCGATTTATGTTCATTCCGATAATGTTTCTGATGCTTTGAGATTGTTTGAGGTTATGGATTCTGAGCCCGATGTGTCAACATGTAATTCGGTGATAGCAGGATTGGCAGGGTTGGATAATGGGTCGTTTAAGGCTATTGGGTTTTATAGAAGAATGCAAGAACTGAAACTAAGACCGGATTTGATTACACTGCTTGCTCTGTTACGTGCTTGCATTGGTATAGCAGAGTtaagtttaattaaggaaaTTCATGGTTATGCTGTAAGGAATGAGATGCACTCACATCCCCAGTTGAGCAGTGGCTTAGTCGAGGTATATGGCCGATCTGGGTGTGTACTTAATGCCCATAAAGTGTTTATGATCATGAAGGAAAGAGATGTGGTTGCATGGAGCAGTCTTATATCAGCATATGCGCTTAACGGTGATGCAAGAACCGCACTACAAATGTTTCAACAAATGGAATTGGAGAAAGTATGGCCTGATGATATTACTTTTCTTGGTGTACTAAAGGCTTGTAGTCATGCAGGATTAGCTGATGAAGCATTGGAGTATTTTGATCGGATGCGTAAGAGCTATGGCGTGCAAGCAAGAAGTTCTCACTATTCGTGTCTAGTAGATGTTTTGAGCAGAGCAGGGAGATTATATGATGCTTATGAGATCATACGAGAAATGCCAGTGAAGGTGACTGCTAAAGCTTGGGGAGCCCTTCTCAGGGCATGCCAAACTTATGGAAAGGTAGAGCTTGCAGAGATTGCAGGGAAAGCCTTGTCCGAGATTGAACCTGATAATCCTTCTAATTTACTTTTGACAAGAATTTATGTTGGACAAGGGAGATATGAGGAAGCCCAGAGAATGAGAAGGGAAATGAAGGAGAAGGGAGTCAAGGCAGCACCTGGAAGTAGTTGGGTAGTATACAAAGACTGA